Within the bacterium genome, the region TTACCATCGAGCAAAACATTGCCTGTTATCACAAGTATATGTGACAAAGTCACGGCCGCGCGCTTCCGGCGCCCCTAGCGTGGTGATGGAGCATCGCCCGCTCGAACGTCGGGAGACCTTCATGACGAGATTCGCGGACACCCCGGATCACGACCACCTACCCGGGGGCCGGTGACATGGGCCGACGCGTCGCGCTGACGGCCTTCGTCGCCGCGGTGACCGCGGCCGCCTGGGCCACGCCGGCCGACGCGCTGCCGCGCTACTCGGCTCGCTACGGCCAGTCCTGCCTGCTGTGCCATGAGAATCCCACCGGCGGCGGCATGCGCAGCGCCTACGCTGCCGAGTACCTGATCCCGGAAGAGCTTGCCGCGCCGTCCTCGCCCGAGGCGCGGTTCTCGCCGGAGATCGGCGAACGTGTCGCCGTCGGTGCGGATCTCAGGACGCTGCTGTACGAGAGCGACGGGAGCCGCGACGGCGTGCTCGCGATGCAGGCCGACGTCTACCTGTCGGTGCACATGGACGACCGCACCTCGGTGTACGTCGAGCGCGGCCGCGGCGGCCAGGGCGAGGCCTTCGGCACCGCCCGCCTCCTGCCGGCCGACGGCTACCTGAAGGCCGGGCGCTTCCTGCCCGCCTACGGCTGGCGGTTCGCCGACCACCAGCTCCCCGCGCGACGCTACCTGTTCCATCCCGAGGGCAACGACCGCACTGCGCTGCTGCTCGACGACGGCCTCGAACTGGGCCTGGCTCCGGAGCCCTTCGAGGTGACGATCTCCTACCTCGCCGGCCCGACCGGGGAGGGCGGCAGCTACGCCGGACGCGTGGCGGCGCGCCGCTCGCTCGGGGACCTGAACCTGGCGTTGGGCGCCTCGGTCTGGCGCGCGCGGCGGAGCGGCGGCCACGACCGCGTCGCCGGCGGCTTCGGCTACGCGGCGGCCGGCCCGGTCAGCTGGGTCTGGCAGCTCGACGAGACGCGCGTCGGCGGCGACCTGGGACGCCTGATCACCCACGAGCTGGCCGTGCGCGTGCGGCGGGGCTGGGACCTGCGCGCCACCTACGGCTTCCAGGACCCCGATCGCGCGCTGGCCGATGGCTCCCGCACGTCGTGGAGCCTCGGCGTGGACGCCCTGCTGGGGCCCCATCTCGGCGCCATGCTGGTGGCGCGGCGCGAGGTGAACGACCCGGGGCCGCGGTCGCCCGAACCCGACGCGACCCGCGGCGAGCTCGTCCTGCACGTCCTGTTCTGATTCGCGCACCCGGACCATCGGGAGGGAACATGATCGGACGCACCTTCATCCTCGCCGCCTTGTCCGCCATCTTGCCGGCCGCTTTCCTCGCCGTATCCGCCCGGGGCGCGGACTACGTCCTGACGCCCGGCACCGGCTCCACCGTGAGCTTCGAGTCGAAGGCGCCCCTGGAATCGTTCGGGGGGGAAACGCGAGGCGTCGCGGGGCGCATCAGCGCGGACCTGGACGAGCTCGCCGGCGAGATCGTCGTGACGGTGGAAGTGGACCTCGCCTCCCTGGACACCGGGATCGGCCTGCGCAACCGGCACCTGCGCGAGAACCACCTCGAGACCGACCGCTACCCGCGAGCGACGTTCCGCGGCGCGCGCATCGTCGAGGCCGCGCCGGCCGCGCTGGCGCCGGGCGGCGCCTGCGACGTCGTCGTCGAGGGCGAACTCGATCTGCATGGCGTCGTGAAGCCGCTGACCTGCCACGCCCGGCTGGAGCTGTCGCGCGACGGCGTGCTGACGATCGCGGCGGATTTCCCGGTGCGCCTCTCCGACCACGCGATCGCGCGCCCCGGTTTCCTGACCATGAAGCTGGCGGACGAGCAGCGCGTCCGTCTGCGCCTCGAGGCCCGGCCCGCCGGCGGAGGCGCGCCGTGACCGCCGGCGCCGCCCGCCTGCTCCTCGCCGCCGCCGGTTCGGCGCTCCTCGTCGGGTGCGCCGACGAGGGCGCCGTTCCCCTCTCCCCCGGCGGCGGCGACGACGTTTTCTACTCCCGCGACATCCAGCCGCTGTGGGACCGCGACTGCACGGGCTGCCATGCCGCCGGCGGCGTGGCCGGGCTCGATCTGAGCGCCGACCACAGCCGCGCAGGCCTGGTGGGCGTGCCGTCCACCGGGTACGCGGCGGTCCGCGTGGCGCCCGGCGATCCCACCGCCTCGGTGCTCTACGGGAAGCTCGCGGACACCGGCCAGTACGGTGGACCGATGCCGGACGGCGGACCCGCCTTCACCGCGGCCGAACTCGAACTCGTGCGCCGCTGGATCGTCGACGGTGCGCGCGACGACTAGGAACACAAGTCGACTCGGGACGCGCGGGGCGCCGCCGACCGCCCGACGTCACGGCGAAAGCCCGCCGCGAACCCACGCCGAAATCTTCCACACCGCCGCCGCCGCCAGGCAGGCCACGAACACGCGGCGTCCGGCCCGCCAGCACGCGCGGACCCGGCGCGTGCGGAGCGGCGCCTCCGCGGGGAGCGCGCGCGACAGCGACGGCACGCCCAACGCGTCGCAGAGCAGCCAATAGGCGTCGGTGCGAGCGAAGGGCAGCGCGTTCCAGGCGATCGCGGTCGCGATGGCGCCGCCGGCCCACATCAGCTCCGGCCGGCTCCAGATCCGTCCCGCACAGAGCGCCAGTCCACCCAGCGGCCACTGCGCGGCGACGCCGGCGACGTCCACCCGCAGGCGGTCGCGCGGCGGCAGGAGCGCCGCCTCGGTCACGTCGCACCACAGCACGGGCACCACCCACAGCACCCCGGCCCCGATGGCGCCCGCACGACCGCCGCCCCGGTGCAGCGCCGCCGCGTGCCCCAGCTCGTGCGCCGCGGCGGCCAGCCCGACCACCGCCGCGGCGAGTAGCGCCCGCGACCAAGCAAACGGCGCGGTGGCGACGATGCTCCCCGGCAGGACCGCCGCCAAGACGCAGAGGCCCAGGCCGGCGGC harbors:
- a CDS encoding YceI family protein, with product MIGRTFILAALSAILPAAFLAVSARGADYVLTPGTGSTVSFESKAPLESFGGETRGVAGRISADLDELAGEIVVTVEVDLASLDTGIGLRNRHLRENHLETDRYPRATFRGARIVEAAPAALAPGGACDVVVEGELDLHGVVKPLTCHARLELSRDGVLTIAADFPVRLSDHAIARPGFLTMKLADEQRVRLRLEARPAGGGAP